In Vicia villosa cultivar HV-30 ecotype Madison, WI unplaced genomic scaffold, Vvil1.0 ctg.000058F_1_1, whole genome shotgun sequence, one genomic interval encodes:
- the LOC131623222 gene encoding uncharacterized protein LOC131623222, translated as MDNQQHSPLLTWAYFCQGKSMEELKQSLIYTTMELEQTRATVQEELRKRDEQLLNLKDILNKVVRERDEAHEKCQRLFLDKLLFQQQQQQEQQKQKQEPLSGISSVEDEQQKRGIESSNHNGLSSSDCEESIVSSPAATATEQQPMMMIELIAKDKPLPEKGKLLQAVMKAGPLLQTLLLAGPLPQWRHPPPPLETFEIPPVTIPSPTQQQQQQQILHQDSSFVNTNCGRFSSRKRVFGEGSDSPSADNKYQRIVLH; from the exons ATGGATAATCAACAACATAGCCCTCTGCTAACTTGGGCTTACTTCTGCCAAGGAAAG TCAATGGAGGAGCTAAAACAATCCTTAATATACACAACAATGGAGCTTGAACAAACAAGAGCAACAGTCCAAGAAGAATTAAGAAAAAGAGATGAACAGTTACTTAACCTAAAAGACATTCTTAACAAAGTCGTAAGAGAAAGAGACGAAGCACATGAAAAATGCCAAAGACTTTTCTTAGACAAATTACTtttccagcaacaacaacaacaagaacagcaaaaacaaaaacaagaaccTCTGTCTGGAATCTCAAGCGTCGAAGATGAACAACAGAAACGAGGAATCGAATCTTCTAACCACAATGGCTTGTCATCATCAGATTGCGAAGAAAGCATAGTATCCTCACCAGCAGCGACAGCAACAGAACAACAACCAATGATGATGATTGAGTTAATAGCGAAAGATAAACCTTTGCCGGAAAAAGGTAAACTTTTACAGGCAGTGATGAAAGCCGGTCCTTTGCTTCAGACCCTTTTGCTTGCAGGACCATTACCTCAATGGAGACACCCTCCACCACCATTAGAGACCTTTGAGATTCCACCTGTCACAATTCCATCACCaacacagcaacaacaacaacaacaaattcttcACCAAGATTCTTCCTTTGTGAACACTAACTGTGGAAGATTCAGTAGTAGAAAAAGGGTTTTCGGTGAAGGTTCTGATTCTCCTTCTGCAGATAACAAGTACCAGAGGATTGTACTCCATTGA